In Marinitoga litoralis, the sequence TCATTAACAACTTTTCTTCTGTATTTAGTTACAAGAACTAAGTGGTAATTTAATTTAAAGATAGAATGATTATTTGTTTCCAAAATCATTTTTTCACCTTCAATATATATATTAACTCTAATGTTATAACATAAGTGTACCAAAATTGCAAATTCATCTCCGCCTTACAGAAGACGGAGTATTCTTTGTGTGTTTTGATAAAAAAATCCCAGAGATAAATCTCTGGGATTATATTACTGGATTATCAATTACATATTCTTCTACTAATTCTGTATAATCATCAAGCCAATATGCATTTGGATTTCTTTTGTATACCATGAATTTACCAGCATTTTTAGGGTCATGAGCTCTTTGATATCTAAATATAATATGTTCTTTAGTAAGAGCAGCTACTTCTATTTTTCCTGTTTCATGAGACATGGCAAATCTAGCTCTTTTTGCAAGTCCAGAAACATTCATTATAGCTTTTAAAAAGATTTGGTATCCTTCTTCAATAGGAACTGCAAAAGGTTTATTTCCTGCAACAGGTCTTCCTTGAAATACATAATATGGTGGAATACCTATAAATGATAATTTTTTAAACAATTCCATCAATGTTTTCCAATCAGCATTGACTCCTTTAATTAAAGGTGTTTGATTAGCTAATATTGCACCGGCTTTTAATAACATGTTTGCAGCTTTAATAGATACATCAGTTATTTCATTAGGGTGATTAAATTGAGTCATAATATATATCTTTTTCTCATTAGTAGAATATTTTTTAATCACTTCAATTAATTCAGGATCTTCTAGTATTCTATATGGATTAAAGGCTAACATTTTTGATCCTA encodes:
- a CDS encoding KamA family radical SAM protein, whose protein sequence is MSVKYIINIDKVEQLSEKEKKELKKVTEKYKFRANDYYLSLINWDDPNDPIRNLIIPQISELEEWGRLDASNEKSYTISKGLQHKYSDTALLLVNDVCGGFCRFCFRKRLFINVGAEVVRDVSEDLEYIKQHKEITNVLLTGGDPLLLSTKKLENIIKQIREIEHVQIIRIGSKMLAFNPYRILEDPELIEVIKKYSTNEKKIYIMTQFNHPNEITDVSIKAANMLLKAGAILANQTPLIKGVNADWKTLMELFKKLSFIGIPPYYVFQGRPVAGNKPFAVPIEEGYQIFLKAIMNVSGLAKRARFAMSHETGKIEVAALTKEHIIFRYQRAHDPKNAGKFMVYKRNPNAYWLDDYTELVEEYVIDNPVI